The window AAGTCTTGCTGCTTCCAGTTCGGTTTCAACATCGGCAATCATCCATTGCAGGCCCTGCATGTTACCCAGCTTGGTGCCAAACTGCTCTCGCTCCATGATATAGGCTTTGGCACGGTGCATGGCTTCCAAGCCGAGGCCAAGTGCCAAGGAGCCAATGCCAATACGTCCTCCTGCGAGCTCGCCTACGGCAATGCGAAAGCCGTCATTTTCCTTGCCCATCATGGCCGAGGCAGGGATACGGCAATTCTCAAAATGCACTTCGTTGGTGGCAGAGCCGTGCTGGCCCATCTTCTTTTCGGCTTTACCGATAATCAGACCGGGGGTGCCTGCTGGCACAAGGAAACAGCTGATGCCTTTGCCTTTCCTGGCATCCTTGTCCGTCACAGCCCAGACAACAAAGATACCGGCAAACTCGGCTGAGGTAATATAGAGCTTGGAGCCATTGAGGATATAATCATCACCGTCTTTGATAGCGGAGGTTTTCATGCCAGCAGGATCAGAACCAGCTCCAGATTCGGTCAGACAGAAACCACCTGCGGAATATGTGCCATCGCATAGTTTGGGCAGATATTCGTTTTTCTGCTCGTCCGAACCAACGGCTTGAATCACTTCTGCCACCATATTGGTAACAGATGTGGTGACTGCAGTTGATGCGCAGGCACGGGAAAGTTCCGTGATGGCTAACGAGAAGCTGATGGTGCCCGCTTCTGTACCACCATACTCAGCTCCGACATTCAGTCCCATGAAGCCATTTTCTGCCATCTCTTTGAGATTTTTGAGAAACTCGTCGCGGCCGCCACCCTGATCCAGTTTTTCCGCCAGAGGCTCCAACCGGTCGGCTGCCAGTTTGGCTGCAACATCACGGATCATTTCCTGTTCTTCACTAAGCGCAAACTGCATGTTTCTCTCCTGGGAATAAGTCCATTGCCAGCTGAATTGATTGCAGAAATCTACTCTCCTTTGACGTTTACGTCAAACAATCCTTTGGGAGAGGTTTGAAGTAGGACGGAAGGAGACACACAGATAAAGTGCGAATGGGAGATTACTTCTGTTGCTTGATCAGCTTGCGTACGTATTTCGCGGCAGATCGGTAATGGGATGCACCACTGGCTTCGGCCCAGTGTGCTTTCCCTGCGTGCTCCTGCACGCAGGATCAGAATTCACACCCCTAAACATGCGCTGGGCTATTTCTGTTGTTTGATCAGCTTTCGCACATATTTTGCAGCAGATCGGTAATGGGATGCACCACTGGCTTCGGCCCAGCGCCCCAAGGTCCAGTTGTTCATCCATGAATAGAGCTTGGGTGTGTAAAGCAGATCATCATCACTGACTTTGATGAAGTCCAGAAGCTTGTCATGCCCTGCGTGAAAGTCGCCTAAAACCTGCTCCCAACTTTGATCTCGAGACGCTTCGATCACACCTGCATTATAAGCTTTGAGCTGGTTCCATTTGTATCCCGGAGCAGGGGTCTGGACATCTTCTCCGGCCAAGCCGCTTTCGTACCAGACAAAGAAAAGGGAGAGCCAATGAGCGCGATGAGCTATGGTATCCTTGATGGATTGCTGATCATCCGGTTCGAGGTAAAGAGCTTGCTCCTCACTGATTGAAGAGAGCAATTTATCAAGTTTGGCAAATTCTAATTCGGTGGCCGCAATAAGATCATCCCGGTTGATGGCAGCAGGCATGGAAAATTCCTTCGTGAGAATGCAATATCCTCACGATAACCCAAGCAGCGAGCAAATGCCTGATCTCTGTCAAAGAACGGAGAAATTAGCCCGTATAACGCACAAAGGTCAGCTTGCTATCGCCATAGGTACGCTCTTCCAGCACTTCAAAGTCAGCAGGGATTGCCAGTTCAGCTTTGGCATCTTCTTCCCAGATGCACAATGCATCTTTTGCAAGCCAGCCTCCTTGCGCTGCGCTGGCGAGCGCTGCTTCGCCCAAAGATTTGCGATAGGGAGGATCGAGGAAAACCAAGTCGAAGGGGGCAATGGTTCCTGCTGATCCAAGCTTGGTTGCATCACGGCGTAGAATTTTGGCGACACCATTGAGACCGAACGCTTCCATATTGGAACGGATCAGACCACGTCCTTCCGTGCCTTCTTCAACAAAGGTGACATGCTCGGCTCCGCGAGAGAGTGCCTCGCAACCAAGAGCACCTGTCCCCGCAAACAGATCCAGCACTCGAGCGCCATCAACCACGTGATCATAGCCATGGGCGAGAATATTGAACAATGTCTCGCGAACCCTGTCGGTCGTAGGGCGAATGGCATTGGTTTTTGGAGTTGCCAAAGCCTTGCCTTTGAAGCGGCCACCTACAATGCGCATATTCTGGATCCTCGTGGTCTGATAAGTGTGTTCTGCATAAAAAGAAACCCGCTCCGAGGCAAGCCCGGAGCGGGATTAATATGCACTTAGCAAAGAGCCAACTTACCAGGCTTAGTCGTTGCGACGTCCCGGACGACCGCGAGGACGGTCACCAAAGCGATTGCCAGAACGGTTATCGGAACGGCCTTCAGAACGTCCCTCAAACCGTCCGCCATCTCGACCACCCGGTTTGCCACGGGTTGGACCGGCCTTGTGAGGTTTTTTACCACCACGCTTTTCAATGCGGGCATTTGGATCCAGCAAATCAGTCTTTTGAGGCTTACCACCCACACGACGAGAGCTCTTGCCGGAGACTTTCTTGCCGTCCGCTCCGTCTTCACGGAAGGTGAAGCTGGTGCGGCGCGGGGCTGTTGGATCAAACGGCTTGCGCTCTGCATATTTGCTGTCACGTGCATCAAAGTCGCGATCACGGGATCCACGATCCTTGAAGTCGCCCCGGTCACGATCTCCGCCGCGATCTCCAGCACGATCATTGAAATCGCGGCTGCGATCATCCTTGCGATCCTTGCCACCAGAAACAGCACGCGCCCCTTCCTTGGCGGACAAATATCCACCTTTGGCACCACCGCCAGAACCTTTGCGCTCTCTCTTTTCCTTGGCTTTGGGTTCTTCCTTTGGCATCTCTGTCAGGATTGGCGCATCGAAGTCGGCTCCAGATTCTGTGACCAGACGTTCGCCGAGCTGATCGCGCAGCACACGGCCACGGACTTCATTGACAACACCTTCATCCAGATCCAGAAGTTGGAAAGGACCATAGGAAACACGGATCAGGCGGTTTACATCTAAACCCAAATGGCCAAGAACCTTCTTTACTTCACGGTTCTTACCTTCGCGTAGTGCTACGGTGATCCAGACATTGTCGCCCTGTTCCCGTTCCAGCTGGGCGTCAATGGCACCATAGAGAACACCATCCAGTGCAATACCATCAGCCAAAGTATCCAGCTGTGCTTGTGTCACCTTGCCATAGGCGCGTACACGATAGCGACGCAGCCAGCCAGTGCTTGGCAGCTCCAATACGCGTGCCAAGCCACCATCATTGGTCAGTAGCAACAAACCTTCGGTATTGATATCCAGACGACCAACGGTGATGACACGAGGTAGGCCCTCAGGCAGCTTTTCAAAAACGGTTGAGCGACCTTCAGGATCGGACGTTGTGGTCACCAAGCCACGTGGCTTGTGATAGAGCCACAGGCGGGTCCGCTCACGCACAGGCAAGGGCTGGCCATCTACCAGAACTTTATCATGAGCCTTGATATTGATCGCTGGAGTTTCCAGAACTGAGCCATTGACGCTTACGCGGCCAGCCTTAATCCAGTCTTCAGCATCACGGCGTGAGCAAAGACCGGCACGAGCCATGATCTTGGCGATACGCTCACCTTCTTCCAACGCACGGGTGGGCGGGGTGTAGCTTGGGCCCTTCGGCTTGTTGGCGTCGTGCCCTGTAGCTTCAATGCGGTTCGGGCCTGGATTGTCGCGGCGTTTATTGAACGGCTTTTTATCGCCGTATCCACGATCATCGCGGCGCGGACCACGTCCTTCGCCATATCCACGATCATCACGATGCGAGCCACGGCTGTCGTTATCACGATTGTCACGGCGTGGGCCACCGCGGCTTTCATCATCGTGAAAATCCCGACGTGGCTTTCTGTCTCCAAACGAGCGGTCATCACGGCGTGGGCCGCGACCATCGTTGTCGCGATTGTCACGACGCGGACCTCGACCTTCGCCGTCGCGGAATTCACGGCGTGGACCACGACCACGTTCATCAGAGCGATCTCGATCGCCAAAATTTCGTTTTTTGTTGAATTCGCTGCGTTGTCCGCGTTCACCGCGCGTAATCTCGCGCTCCTCGCGGTTTGGCTTGCGGGCATCGCTATTGGGGCTCCAGCCATCACCATCGCTTCTGGCGCGACGGGGCCGGTCATCATCCCTGCGATCCCGTTTCGGGCCGGATTTGTAGCCGTCGCCCTTGAAGGACTTAGCCTTGAAGCCGCCCTTTTTAAAACCATCTTTGCCAGACTTGCCCGCAGCATCGCGGTTACCTGACGTGAATTTACGGGCGCCATCGCGGCGCGCGTTTTCGGAACCCTCTGGCGACCTCGCGTCGGCAGAACGGCGTCCCTTGTGAGCAGATTTACGTTCCATGGCGACAGCCTTTATCAAATACGCTATCAAAAGGCGAGAAAAATCCGCAAATGAAGGCAAATTGCATATGAGCCATGCGAAAAGCGCAGAGCCCAACGGCAAAAGCTCCGGTAAGAGTAAGGACTTCATGGCTGAAGCTCTTCATGAGGCCGAACTCGCCAAACAGCGGGGCGAAGTGCCTATTGGAGCAGTGCTGGTTCATAAGGGGGAGATCATTGCCCGTGCTGGCAATCGCACCATCGAGCTACATGATCCGTCTGCTCATGCCGAGATTCTGGTGATCC is drawn from Cohaesibacter gelatinilyticus and contains these coding sequences:
- the rsmD gene encoding 16S rRNA (guanine(966)-N(2))-methyltransferase RsmD, which gives rise to MRIVGGRFKGKALATPKTNAIRPTTDRVRETLFNILAHGYDHVVDGARVLDLFAGTGALGCEALSRGAEHVTFVEEGTEGRGLIRSNMEAFGLNGVAKILRRDATKLGSAGTIAPFDLVFLDPPYRKSLGEAALASAAQGGWLAKDALCIWEEDAKAELAIPADFEVLEERTYGDSKLTFVRYTG
- a CDS encoding acyl-CoA dehydrogenase family protein, translated to MQFALSEEQEMIRDVAAKLAADRLEPLAEKLDQGGGRDEFLKNLKEMAENGFMGLNVGAEYGGTEAGTISFSLAITELSRACASTAVTTSVTNMVAEVIQAVGSDEQKNEYLPKLCDGTYSAGGFCLTESGAGSDPAGMKTSAIKDGDDYILNGSKLYITSAEFAGIFVVWAVTDKDARKGKGISCFLVPAGTPGLIIGKAEKKMGQHGSATNEVHFENCRIPASAMMGKENDGFRIAVGELAGGRIGIGSLALGLGLEAMHRAKAYIMEREQFGTKLGNMQGLQWMIADVETELEAARLLLMQAAWLKDEGKPFAKAASMAKLHATEAAQKATYTALQLHGGTGYIKEYPLERYARDARITTIYEGTSEVQRLIIAREALADYR
- a CDS encoding ClbS/DfsB family four-helix bundle protein → MPAAINRDDLIAATELEFAKLDKLLSSISEEQALYLEPDDQQSIKDTIAHRAHWLSLFFVWYESGLAGEDVQTPAPGYKWNQLKAYNAGVIEASRDQSWEQVLGDFHAGHDKLLDFIKVSDDDLLYTPKLYSWMNNWTLGRWAEASGASHYRSAAKYVRKLIKQQK
- a CDS encoding pseudouridine synthase, which produces MERKSAHKGRRSADARSPEGSENARRDGARKFTSGNRDAAGKSGKDGFKKGGFKAKSFKGDGYKSGPKRDRRDDDRPRRARSDGDGWSPNSDARKPNREEREITRGERGQRSEFNKKRNFGDRDRSDERGRGPRREFRDGEGRGPRRDNRDNDGRGPRRDDRSFGDRKPRRDFHDDESRGGPRRDNRDNDSRGSHRDDRGYGEGRGPRRDDRGYGDKKPFNKRRDNPGPNRIEATGHDANKPKGPSYTPPTRALEEGERIAKIMARAGLCSRRDAEDWIKAGRVSVNGSVLETPAINIKAHDKVLVDGQPLPVRERTRLWLYHKPRGLVTTTSDPEGRSTVFEKLPEGLPRVITVGRLDINTEGLLLLTNDGGLARVLELPSTGWLRRYRVRAYGKVTQAQLDTLADGIALDGVLYGAIDAQLEREQGDNVWITVALREGKNREVKKVLGHLGLDVNRLIRVSYGPFQLLDLDEGVVNEVRGRVLRDQLGERLVTESGADFDAPILTEMPKEEPKAKEKRERKGSGGGAKGGYLSAKEGARAVSGGKDRKDDRSRDFNDRAGDRGGDRDRGDFKDRGSRDRDFDARDSKYAERKPFDPTAPRRTSFTFREDGADGKKVSGKSSRRVGGKPQKTDLLDPNARIEKRGGKKPHKAGPTRGKPGGRDGGRFEGRSEGRSDNRSGNRFGDRPRGRPGRRND